In Rhodoferax sediminis, the sequence TCTCCATTGATTTGTGGCGCAACCGCATTCACGCCGTGATCGGCCCCAATGGCGCCGGCAAATCGACATTGACCCACCTGCTGTCCGGCGACCTGCCGCCGACCACGGGCTCGGTGTCCATCGGTGGCAAGGACGTGACGGGCTGGGCGCCCGAGCGGATCTCGCACCAGGGACTGGGCCGCAGCTACCAGAAGACGAATATCTTTCTGCCCTTCACGGTATGGGACAACGTGCGGCTGGCGGCCCAGTCACGCGAGGCCCAAAGCCCATGGAACCCGCTCGGCTGGTTCTCCGACACCCGCCGTGTCGCTACGAAATCAGTAGCTACTCATGCACGCTGCGAAAGGGCTATCGAGCTTTCCGGCTTGAAAGACCGGCGGCGTGCGGTGGCCAGCACCATCAGCCACGGCGAGCAGCGCCAGCTCGAGATCGCCATGACGCTGGCCACCGAGCCGCAGGTGCTGCTGCTCGACGAGCCGCTGGCCGGCATGGGCGTGGCGGAGGCCGAACGCATGGTGGCGCTGTTGCTGCTCATCAAGCGCGAGCACGCCATGCTGCTGGTCGAGCACGACATGGACGCCGTCTTCGCACTGGCCGACCGGCTCACCGTCATGGTGAACGGCCAGGTGATCGCCAGCGGCACGCCGGCGGAAATACGCGCCGACGCGGGTGTGCAGGCGGCCTATCTGGGCGAGGAGCATTGACATGGCACCGATGCTGATCAACGCCCAAAAACTCAACACCTACTACGGCGCCAGCCACATCCTGCGCGGCATCGATTTTGCGGTGGCGCGCGGAGAAACCATCGGCCTGATGGGCCGCAACGGCATGGGCAAGAGCACTCTGCTCAAAAGCCTGATGGGCCTGGTCAAGCCGCGCTCGGGCTCGGTCGAGATCATGGGCCGATCGATGATGGGGCGCGCGCCCTACGAGATTGCGCAGCTCGGTATCGCCTACGTGCCCGAAGGCCGCGGCATCTTTGGCAATCTGA encodes:
- a CDS encoding ABC transporter ATP-binding protein codes for the protein MSEVLLSATNLVKRFGGLAAVNDVSIDLWRNRIHAVIGPNGAGKSTLTHLLSGDLPPTTGSVSIGGKDVTGWAPERISHQGLGRSYQKTNIFLPFTVWDNVRLAAQSREAQSPWNPLGWFSDTRRVATKSVATHARCERAIELSGLKDRRRAVASTISHGEQRQLEIAMTLATEPQVLLLDEPLAGMGVAEAERMVALLLLIKREHAMLLVEHDMDAVFALADRLTVMVNGQVIASGTPAEIRADAGVQAAYLGEEH